A region of Vitis vinifera cultivar Pinot Noir 40024 chromosome 13, ASM3070453v1 DNA encodes the following proteins:
- the LOC100261906 gene encoding large ribosomal subunit protein eL42 isoform X2, protein MVNVPKTKKTYCKSKECRKHTLHKVTQYKKGKDSLAAQGKRRYDRKQSGYGGQTKPVFHKKAKTTKKIVLRLQCQGCKHVSQHPIKRCKHFEIGGDKKGKGTSLF, encoded by the exons ATg GTGAACGTTCCAAAGACAAAGAAGACGTACTGTAAGAGCAAGGAGTGTAGGAAGCACACCTTGCACAAGGTGACACAATACAAGAAGGGCAAGGATAGCTTAGCCGCACAAGGGAAGCGGAGGTATGATCGCAAACAGTCAGGTTATGGAGGACAGACCAAACCCGTCTTCCACAAAAAG GCTAAGACCACCAAGAAGATTGTTCTGAGGCTCCAGTGCCAGGGTTGCAAACACGTATCCCAGCACCCAATCAAG AGGTGCAAGCATTTTGAGATTGGAGGGGACAAGAAGGGGAAGGGAACTTCTCTCTTTTAG
- the LOC100261906 gene encoding large ribosomal subunit protein eL42 isoform X1 encodes MVNVPKTKKTYCKSKECRKHTLHKVTQYKKGKDSLAAQGKRRYDRKQSGYGGQTKPVFHKKAKTTKKIVLRLQCQGCKHVSQHPIKVRVLTSSYTFLFLPFVLHPLLLHN; translated from the exons ATg GTGAACGTTCCAAAGACAAAGAAGACGTACTGTAAGAGCAAGGAGTGTAGGAAGCACACCTTGCACAAGGTGACACAATACAAGAAGGGCAAGGATAGCTTAGCCGCACAAGGGAAGCGGAGGTATGATCGCAAACAGTCAGGTTATGGAGGACAGACCAAACCCGTCTTCCACAAAAAG GCTAAGACCACCAAGAAGATTGTTCTGAGGCTCCAGTGCCAGGGTTGCAAACACGTATCCCAGCACCCAATCAAGGTCAGAGTCTTAACCTCAAGCTACACTTTTCTTTTCCTGCCTTTTGTGTTACACCCCTTACTTTTACACAACTGA